A stretch of DNA from Candidatus Hydrogenedentota bacterium:
AGCAAGCATCCCTGGCCTTAGCGACTGCATGGGGTGATGCTGGCCTTGCGGCAATCGGCAGACTCGATCCGACGTCCCCAAACTCTGTCGAGCTTCCTTTCCCCAGCAAGGAGCAAGCGCAGGGCATTATCGTTGCGCACCTCGACTATTTCCGCATCAACCAGGAAGAGAAAGGGACCATTAAGCCCTTCACGCCGGACGGGATCGACGCCCTACTGGAAGGACAGACAGTTCACCCTCGTGCAACACTTTCTTCTGCAGCAAAGGTGGTGCAATTCGCCGTCGATAAGAACCACACCGTGATTGATGCGGGATGCGTGAAAGCGGCCGGCGAATCAACGAGGCAGACTACCACGCCGGATTTCTCAGAGGGGATTGAAGGGGCGATCTAAGCCTTTGCACGTCAAGCCGACATACTGAGCAAAAGCGTTTGCACGGCGTTTGTAGTACGCATGCAATTCTCACCGCCCGTTGTCGTAGCAAGGCATGCTGCTGCATCGGTTTGAGGTCGGTTAGAAGGCGCACGATCGAAACGGCCCGTATATTCTTCGCCAGCGCAAACGTCGTATCCCCCGCGTGGATCACGTCCAATCGATTCAGCTTTAAATCCGCGAGCGCGTGCCGCATGGACGGCGTAACCTGCGGCGCCGTAGTGCGCTTGATCTCAAACCCCAGTCGCGTCCGCCCGCGCACAACAAGCAAATCGAGCTCTGCCCCCGCGTGCGTTGACCAGAAGAAACATTCGGATCGCTCCGCGCCCAACGCCACCCGAACCTGCTCGATCGCAAACCCTTCCCACGACGCGCCGCACTTCGGATGCGCTTCCACATCGCGCTGCGTCCTCAGATTCAGCAGCGTGTGCATGATTCCGCTGTCGGCCAAATACACTTTCGGCGCGCGCACCTGTCGCTTGGACAGGTTTTCGTGCCACGGCTGCAGTTGCCGCACGACAAGCGCGGCGGCCAAATGGTCGAGATAAGCCCTGACCGCCGTGTCCGAAGCGCCAAACGACCGCGCATACCTTGAAATCTCGATGCAGTCAACCGAAATTTCAAGGTAGAAAACAACGCCCTTCAAGACCAAATGACGTTGCGGAGTGGAGAGCGCCCCCTCGACGTCTTCCTCACTTTCGCTCGTTTCGGGCGTCGCGCCGCCGCCTTGGCCAGCCGCTTGCCCAACGTCGATTCAGATTTGCGCAAGTCCTTGCAAATAAGACGAAGATCAGAACCGAATTCTCGCGAATGCTCCATTCGATGCTTGCGTACTTCGGCGACAGGCGGGTCGTTCATGTCTCGTCTCCCGGGAAGGCAACGGCAAACGCGCGCTACGGGCCCGCTGCTTCGCGCGGCTACGGCACGACGACGACCGTAGCGAATTGTCTGAAATGCATGTCAAAGGAGAACGCCGACTGAATACCCATCCGCTGCATCACAACATAACTGGTGCAATCGGTGAAGCTCCATTCTTTGTCCTGGAACGCTTCATGTACGTCCCACGCTTTCATGAAATCTGCGGGTGTCACGTATTCAAGGACCGCGCACTGTTCCTGAAACAGCGATTCGTGAACAAGTTTGCTGCGCTTGCGTTCGCCGCGACGGCCGAGCGGGATTATCAACTCGTCCACAATAAAGTCCGTTGTCACAAGTCGGTCATTATTGGCTCGAACCCACTCGGTGGCGGCGGCAAAATTGCGATCGGTGGGAACAAATGCGGCGAACCAGGCGCTCGTGTCGACAAAGATCACGACGAGCGGGGGTACAAGACGTCGTCGTGCTCGACGCCGGAGAATCCATCGGCCGGAGACTCGACCGGCAGAGCGGAAATCTCGTCGAGAAACCGCAATAGTCTCGGCTTCCAGACTTCCATTTCGGCGGAATCCCCATTTCCAGACATTTTCGCGAGGCCCGTTTGGATCGCTTCCTGGGCCACTTCGTCAATCGTCCGTCCCTGGGCTTCAGCCAATGCCTGAAGTTGGCGCTCGAACCTCGTATCCAGTTTCACGTTCATATGTCGATTATACCTGCTGGGGCACGCCAGCAGAAATCCGAACTCTGATTCCACATCGGCAATTCCCCGACAGACCCGTTCCATCCCTCTGCCATACCCCATAGGGGGATGTGAAGGAGCACTTCAACTACGATGCGCACACTCAATGTTGAATTGCGCTAATCGGCAGCGATCGCGAATGGATCACACGCGCCGGCCCGGACGAAGCATCGTATCTTCGCATCCGCCCCAGCGGATGCTACAGCAGACTGCGGTTGACCATCGTCTCGTAGACGCGCATCAACGCCACATCCACGGTGGCTTCGGTGAGCGTGCGGCCCCGGGCGAGGATTGGCTCGCAGGCGGTGTAGGCGTCGTCGAGGCGCGCGCGAATTTCGGCAAGCGTCTGTTCGCGGGTGAACTTGATGCCGCCGAGGGCGTGGCGGTACTCGAGGTTCGACGCGATCACGCCGCCTGCATTCGCATATGCGTCCGGGAGGATCGCGATCCCCCGGCGATCGAGCGTCTTCATTCCTTCGAAAGTGACCGGCATGTTCGCGGCTTCCACGACACACGCAGCGCCGATGCCAGCTGCATTCGTGTCATTGATGACGTGGCCGCTCGCCGCGGGAATGAGGTAATCGCATTTCAGGCGGAACAACGTGTCGTTTGTGATCCGTTTTGCATCGAATCCCGCGATGCCGCCGGCCTTCTTCACGTGCGCGCCGAGCGCATCGATATCGAGGCCTTTCGCATCGTGTGCGCCGCCGGAGATGTCCGTGACGGCGACGATGCGGGCGCCTTCTTCGTAAAGGTAGCGTGCGGCGTACGACCCTACTTTGCCGAAACCTTGAAGCGCGATCGAGCACTGCTCCGGCGCGATGCCCCTGCGCTCCATGTCGCGGAGTATGACGTGGTAAACGCCGTAGCCGGTCGATTCGGCTCGGCCGGGCAGCCAGCCTTCGATGCCGTCCGGTTTGCCGGTGACCGACGCGGGGTCTTTCGTCTCGTTGTAGATGCGGACCATCTCCGCGCCGCTGGTACCCATATCCGGCGCGGGGATGTAATCGTGGCTTGCAAACAACTGGCCGAAACATTTCGCGAATTCGGTCATGATGTCGGCTTTCGCGATGCGCTCGAACTCACGGTACTCGCCCGCAAAGCGCTTCGCCTTCGTCATGTGCGTGTACAGCGCGCGAAGGTCCACGCTGATGCCCGATTTGCCGCCGCCGAGTTCGATGTCCGCCAGCGCCGTCTTGAGTGTCATGAGGCGCGCGAGTTCGGTTGTCTCCCACAGATCGACATCGGGCGCGAGCCGAATCCCGCCCTTATACGGTCCGCGCGCGCGATCGTGCAGAACGATGCCGGAGATGATGTTCACAACGGTGCCGAGAATGGGCACGGAGAGGCGCTGAATGTGAACTGCACACGGTTTGATGATTTCCTGAATGGCCTCGTCGGAAACTTTGAGGCGCTTGGCGCTTTCGAGCAGCAGTTGCGCCGAGCGTGTCGAAGGCTCGCTGCTCCGCACGTACTCTTCGAGTTTATTGCCGACCTTCATGCCACCCCGCTCCAACGTTCGTGTGCTGTGCGTGACGCATCGCGCGTCAAAATCGCGCTACGGGTTTGGCGCTGGAGGCGGCGCCGCTGGAGCGGGGGCTGGGGCCGCGGGCGCAGGCGCATCGCCCGCGGGAGGCGCCGGCGGCTGCTGAACGCTGAGAAAGTCTTTCGCCGTTTTTTCGTCGGTGATAACCAGTCTATCGTCGCGAATGAACGTGAAGATTTTCGGGTTCGATTTTCGCAAAAGCTCGATGGCCGCGGCGAGCGAAATCCCGGGCTTCGTTTCAAAGGTCCACTTCCGCTCTTCTTCGGGGAAGTTGAGTACCGGTTTATCCAAGATAAGAAGGCCATTGACCGCGGGATGTTTGTTGATCTCGGCTATTGCCTCGCCCAGGTCCCGGGCCTCGAACTTGATAGGCGGAACGGAGATGTCCGAGCGCAGTTTCGATTGGATCGCGGGCGACACTTTCTGTCCGGAAAGCAGGGCCATGGTGGCCTGCTCGGCGGCTTCTTCGGCAGCCTTGCGCTTTTCGCGTTCGACAACCGGATCGATATCGTCGTAGTCGATCGAGACGATCTGACGGCGCGGTATGCTAATCGTCACCTCGGGCGTTACCTCGAGCACAACCTCCGCGGACGTGGACTTCACGACCTGAAACCCGCGGTAGACGCGGCCGTTTCTGAGCGTGACGAGGTCTCCGGGAGGGCCCAGTTCGGACTCCGAAGGGGCAGGCGGCGCGGCCGGGGCAGGCGCTGCGTCGGTGGCGGGCCCTGGCGCAGGTGGCGGCGAAGGTTCTTGTTGCGCGTGCAGCGCGACGGGACAGAGGAACAACAACAAAGACGCAAGCGATCGCACGGACATACTCGTGATTGACTCCCCTGTGCCTGAAGCGCCTAACAACACGAAATGTGAAACCACCCCGCTTGGACGTCCAATACTCGAGAACGGATTCGCGGCCGGATTGGAAATGTGCGAAACGCGCTACCGCGCGGTTACGGCCGCAATCGCATGTCATTCACGGAACGCGACTTGATTCTATGCACGCCGCCGGAACAAGTCAAGAATGATTGTCCGTGCGCATGGTATGCTATCGGGTGGAGGTAAGGTCAAATGGCCCTGATACTTGTCGCGGACGACCACGAGGACACGATCGCCGCATTGTCGGCAGAACTCGAGGCGGAAGGGCACAAGGTCATTTGCGTGTCGTCGGGCGCGGATGCGTACGAGCGGGTCCTCGCGGACGGCCCCGGCGCGGTGTTTCTGGGGCCGGCGCTTGCGATTCACGACGGGTACGAGACGTGTTCGATGCTGAGGGCAGACCCGGACGTGCCGGAGCGATTGCCGGTACTGCTCCTCGGCGACACTGACTTGGACCGGCGGCGAATGGAACGGGCGGGCGCGACCGGATCGTTTCCGCGAGAGCACGGATCGGCCGACGTGCGCGAACTGCTCAGTCGAATCCTGTCCGCGTGATCCTCACGTGGCTTTGATGGGGACCTCCGCGTTCGTTCGGCTGGACTCATAGATGGCGTCGATAATCTGCTGGACGCGGAGGGACTCTTCCGGCTTCACCCGCACCGGGCGGTTCCGCTCGACACATTCGGTGAAATGGCGAATTTCCATCCGGTGACCGCTTTGCGGCGGCAGCCAGTCGAAGCGGGTCGTTGTCAGCGAGCGGTTTTCGTATCCATAGAGGCCGAGGGGGCTGGTCGAGATGCCGGCCTTGTCGCCCAGAATGGAAACGCCGCTGCGTTCGTTTTCGATATTGGCGGCCCAGGACACTTCCATCGTCAACGTGATATCCCGTTCGAAGCGGACGTAGGCGGACGCGTAGTCTTCCACGTCGAACTCTTTTCTATCGTAGGGTTCCCCCCACTCGGCGTTGCACAGGTCTTCGCGATCGCCGAACATTCGGTATACCTTGCCCGACGCGGCGATGGGCTTGGGACACCCCATGAGCCAGATCGCGAGATCGAGAACGTGGACGCCAATATCAATGAGAGGGCCGCCCAACGATTCTTTGGCAATGTGGAACTTGCCCCAGCCCGGGATTCCGCGGCGGCGCAGGTAGGTGGCGTTGGCGGAGTAGATCGTGCCAAGCCGGCCCGCGTCGATTACTTCCTTGAGTTTTTCGGAATCCGGCTCGAAGCGCATGAATTGCGCAACCATCAGCTTACGCTTGTTCGTTTCGGCGGCCTGAATCATCGCGCGGCATTCGGCGCTGTTCATAGCCATCGGCTTTTCGACGATGACATGCGCGCCGGCCTTTAGCGAGGCGATTGTGATCGGCGCGTGATGTCTGTTCTGTGTGCAGACGTCGATGATGTCGTATTTGTCATCGGCAAGCATCTTCTTATAGTCGGTGTGAACGACGCGGGCGCCATACTTCGCCGCCATTTCGTGCGCGCGCTCGGAAACGATGTCACAGACTCCGATCAGCTCGACGCGGCCTTCCGCCTCGAGCTCTTGCCAGTTCGGCAGGTGTTTTTCGTCGGCGATTGCGCCAACCCCGATGACCCCAACCCGCAACTTCATCTTGGCCATGTACGTTTCTCTCCCACGCGTAAAGAATTGTGTCACGCCCAAAAACGGTACACGGAGAATCTACCCGGGAACCGGCCACGAAACAACTTGGGGCGCAGACGGGGTTCCCGGGAGACGTTTGCGCGCTGCCAAAGGCGACGGCGGCGGCGTTGGGGACACGCGTAAAACACGTACAGTCAATACTTTACATGAATAGAAAATCTAGAATGCATTAGTCCGTTCGGCGTCCCTGGAATCCGCCGTTTGGCATTTTTTGTAATGCAGGTCGAGGAGACTGGTAGTTACGATTAGCAGGGATCGTCAGCCCCCAAGGGCATGACCGTTGGAGCAGTTTGGCACAAGATATTGTATTGAGTTTTTGTAAATGATGGTGTATACTCAAACCGACGCGAACAAAGTGGGTGCGTCAAGCGGAATGGGAGAAAGGCCAGACCCAACCTGTCACAGCATCCCGTGAGCAGTCGGCCTTGCATTGAATGCAGGAGGCGGTTGCGTCTTCGGGTAGTAGGAACACGTTGACGTAATGGC
This window harbors:
- a CDS encoding DUF4143 domain-containing protein, with the translated sequence MDVGQAAGQGGGATPETSESEEDVEGALSTPQRHLVLKGVVFYLEISVDCIEISRYARSFGASDTAVRAYLDHLAAALVVRQLQPWHENLSKRQVRAPKVYLADSGIMHTLLNLRTQRDVEAHPKCGASWEGFAIEQVRVALGAERSECFFWSTHAGAELDLLVVRGRTRLGFEIKRTTAPQVTPSMRHALADLKLNRLDVIHAGDTTFALAKNIRAVSIVRLLTDLKPMQQHALLRQRAVRIACVLQTPCKRFCSVCRLDVQRLRSPLQSPLRNPAW
- a CDS encoding type II toxin-antitoxin system VapC family toxin, with protein sequence MIFVDTSAWFAAFVPTDRNFAAATEWVRANNDRLVTTDFIVDELIIPLGRRGERKRSKLVHESLFQEQCAVLEYVTPADFMKAWDVHEAFQDKEWSFTDCTSYVVMQRMGIQSAFSFDMHFRQFATVVVVP
- a CDS encoding Glu/Leu/Phe/Val dehydrogenase; this translates as MKVGNKLEEYVRSSEPSTRSAQLLLESAKRLKVSDEAIQEIIKPCAVHIQRLSVPILGTVVNIISGIVLHDRARGPYKGGIRLAPDVDLWETTELARLMTLKTALADIELGGGKSGISVDLRALYTHMTKAKRFAGEYREFERIAKADIMTEFAKCFGQLFASHDYIPAPDMGTSGAEMVRIYNETKDPASVTGKPDGIEGWLPGRAESTGYGVYHVILRDMERRGIAPEQCSIALQGFGKVGSYAARYLYEEGARIVAVTDISGGAHDAKGLDIDALGAHVKKAGGIAGFDAKRITNDTLFRLKCDYLIPAASGHVINDTNAAGIGAACVVEAANMPVTFEGMKTLDRRGIAILPDAYANAGGVIASNLEYRHALGGIKFTREQTLAEIRARLDDAYTACEPILARGRTLTEATVDVALMRVYETMVNRSLL
- a CDS encoding response regulator — its product is MALILVADDHEDTIAALSAELEAEGHKVICVSSGADAYERVLADGPGAVFLGPALAIHDGYETCSMLRADPDVPERLPVLLLGDTDLDRRRMERAGATGSFPREHGSADVRELLSRILSA
- a CDS encoding Gfo/Idh/MocA family oxidoreductase, whose product is MAKMKLRVGVIGVGAIADEKHLPNWQELEAEGRVELIGVCDIVSERAHEMAAKYGARVVHTDYKKMLADDKYDIIDVCTQNRHHAPITIASLKAGAHVIVEKPMAMNSAECRAMIQAAETNKRKLMVAQFMRFEPDSEKLKEVIDAGRLGTIYSANATYLRRRGIPGWGKFHIAKESLGGPLIDIGVHVLDLAIWLMGCPKPIAASGKVYRMFGDREDLCNAEWGEPYDRKEFDVEDYASAYVRFERDITLTMEVSWAANIENERSGVSILGDKAGISTSPLGLYGYENRSLTTTRFDWLPPQSGHRMEIRHFTECVERNRPVRVKPEESLRVQQIIDAIYESSRTNAEVPIKAT